Proteins from a genomic interval of Dendropsophus ebraccatus isolate aDenEbr1 chromosome 6, aDenEbr1.pat, whole genome shotgun sequence:
- the LOC138795343 gene encoding olfactory receptor 5V1-like, with the protein MVGNQTHVTEFILIGFSQSLQIRILLFILFLVFYASAILGNVFLFFIVLVSPRMHTPMYFFLCNLSFIDIGYSSNSLPKMMVDIFSRRRRISVTGCLAQINTGIFLGETECTLLAVMAYDRYIAICFPLYYTTIMNRRVCTKIIVILWVGNFLISTIPMILKPLVFCGENKVDHFVCEIIAILSLACGDISFYETTIFVLGLFTLLLPLVFIVVSYICIIYSVLTIRSVAGRSRAFSTCASHLTVIFMYYGATITVYMAPSDTFSSKHKYIALLYGTATPTLNPLIYSLRNSDIKDAFRKKFYFF; encoded by the coding sequence ATGGTCGGAAACCAAACCCACGTGACTGAATTCATTCTCATTGGTTTTTCTCAAAGTTTACAGATCAGGATTTTACTTTTCATTTTGTTCTTGGTCTTTTACGCCTCGGCCATCTTGGGGAACGTTTTTTTGTTCTTCATTGTTCTCGTCAGCCCTCGGATGCACACGCCAATGTATTTCTTTCTCTGTAACTTATCCTTTATAGATATCGGCTACTCATCAAATTCTCTTCCAAAAATGATGGTGGATATATtctcgaggaggaggaggatttcgGTGACTGGGTGTCTGGCACAGATCAACACTGGGATTTTCCTGGGAGAGACTGAGTGTACGTTACTGGCGGTGATGGCCTATGACCGCTATATCGCTATATGCTTCCCCTTATATTACACCACCATTATGAATCGGAGGGTCTGCACCAAGATCATCGTCATTTTGTGGGTGGGAAATTTTTTGATATCGACTATTCCCATGATCTTAAAACCTCTCGTGTTCTGTGGAGAGAATAAAGTCGACCATTTTGTTTGTGAGATAATAGCCATCCTGAGCCTGGCGTGTGGAGACATCTCCTTTTATGAGACCACCATCTTTGTTTTAGGTTTATTCACCCTTTTACTTCCTCTCGTCTTTATTGTGGTGTCTTATATTTGTATCATCTATTCAGTATTAACCATCCGTTCTGTGGCTGGGAGGTCTCGCGCCTTCTCTACCTGCGCCTCCCATCTGACGGTTATATTCATGTACTATGGGGCGACCATTACCGTGTACATGGCCCCATCAGATACCTTCTCATCCAAACACAAGTACATTGCCCTCTTATATGGAACAGCCACTCCCACCCTAAACCCCCTGATATACAGTTTAAGGAACAGTGACATCAAAGACGCATTTaggaaaaaattttattttttttaa